The Primulina huaijiensis isolate GDHJ02 chromosome 18, ASM1229523v2, whole genome shotgun sequence DNA window TAGCGGTGGAGAAAATATATCATAGCAATTAAGCTATCAAAAGTAGTTCTCAAAAGAATCAAGGACGTTGGAGATATTTTGTAGATATATCAAATATATTGTAATTATATTCTGATTGTATTATTCTTTAGTTGACTTCTCATAATTGGAAAGTAGAATTAGCGGGATTTGGATGTATCAATTAGGGATTCTCTTGATTAGGATTTATATTTCATTCAACTCTTGTTTCAAAGGACATGTATTGAGCTTAAAGCAGTTGAAAGATAGCCAGAATTAAGGACTGCTagtcataaaaaaaaacttggcaATTGAATTCAAGCATGTATGTGGTATCCAAAATGCTACAGACACATCACCTATGCATCAAACTAAATGATACCGTTATTTGGAAAGGCCTACTAGATAAAGCATTGACAGCAATAGACAGACAATGAATTTTTGTCTTGACGAAATTTCACACTCACATGCTTATCATCCTTTCATTTTTACATATAATTAAGCACTCtcgaaaaagaaagaaagaaaaatgacatgaaatttttaaaaaaattgcagaGGGACGGGTCTGCACAGAAATGTGAATGATGATCCCCCTGCTGTTTCCTTGTTGACAATTTACAATCTAACATGTTAAATATATCCAGTTTCAACAGATAACTTCAGCCATTCCACATCTAGACGAGAAGAGAAGAATAATTTCAACTACATCCTAGGCACTTCATAGGAACGCTTATCAACAGATCTATTTGGATACAATAATGAAGAACTAATGTCATTATCACAGCATTATTCTCAATCCTGAAATACACAAAATATGATTGTGATAGTGCTTCTCACAAACTGGCTAACAGGGCTTCTGATAGAAATTGGAGCCAATACCCCAAATTTGTATTACCTACCGCGGTGGTCTAGATGGATGTCACAGACAACATAAGATTTGACAGTAAAAGCATCCAAAGATCATAAAAATCACAATCAAGCACAGATTCTAATTTGTGCATGCATCTCAGTGTCCACCTTACTCACATTCAAAAGGTTGAGACATATTTTCCTCACAGCATAAGTACCACCCAGGCAATCTATTCCAAAATCGACGCAAAAACAAAGAGTGTTACTTTTTAATGCTGACTAAGTTTCATGTTATTTATCTTAATAAAGCCAAACTAACTTAATATAATTAAGTTGGTTTAAAAGTTACTAAAGAAGTGTAGATGGCAAAAGACCAAGTAAAAGAATAAATTTATGGTCATTTGAAAGCATATGAAAGAACCATGTGCTTCATCCACCAAGTTCTTGAACTCGTCAGGAGTACCAAAACGGCTACTCACGGCATAGAAATTTGTCACCTACATATATGCACGGGGAGAAATCTTGTAAATAACAGTAAGTAATGATGGCAAAAGACAATGTCATgaagatttcaaatatatagaaCATCAAATGCATAATTAAACATGCCTCGATGCTAAATCAAAGACTAGTAGATGTCATGAAGAGCACTAAATGTCATGAAGATtacaaatatacataataaatgtCATGAAGATTACAAATATACATAATCCTCTGTTATTATATTATACTATAActctaaatataatatttgaaatttgaaaaatgtgTCGAAtaattttgtatatgatttgACATTTAAGGTACAACTGCATTTTCCCAAAACAAAACCAATCACATATTTAATTTTCCCAAGACATTTCTCCAAAATATTTTCTCAGAACTCTTCCACCAAAAGTCTTGAAACAAAACCAAACAAGCATATTAATGGTCGAGTCAGAAAAGCAGTCCTGCctgtttttatgaaaatatatggCTCATTAGTGTTTGACTGGTAATGAATTGAAGGCAAGGTAGTCAACAATTAGTGAGTAAATTATCAAACACATCATCAAATTTGCGTGTAGCAAATATCAAAAGTACCTTAATGATTCCATTCAATAAAGTTTAGTATCGCATGTAAATTCAGCTAGGTGGAATTGGGAATGCATTTTCAGTTGTTGgaaagtaacaaattttaaatttccacTTACTCTGTACCCAATGGTGAAATAATCCTTGTGTTCGAGAACGCCTATCAATTGGATCACATTATATCCCGCTTCCTTTACATGAGGTAGGACCTATATTGGTGATGAAAAAGCGCAATAGCATTTATTGCTCGGGTCTAAACAAAGGGGCACAAACCAATGGCATAACAATGAATTTAATCGAAAAATTAGAGGAAATTGAAAGCGATAACGAGTTACATTCTTAGTGAACTCAGAAAACGTAGCAACTTTGGGCTCCTGTCCGCTGATCCCAACATGACATTCATATACACGCAACGACTTTGGCTTTGGGGGATGCTTATGTTTCCATCTGTAGGCACTTTCAGGAGGTGGTTCCCAATGCACAGCAAAAGCTTCATTTCTGTCTGTTTCTGCAAATTGGAAACAAGAGTTCAGCTATGAGAATGTTGTGAGATGAcatcaaaaatcaaatataaagcACAGACTGATTCAAGGAAGAAGAACCCATCTGGAAACATCAAATCATTTATCGACAGAAGAATTAGCTTGTATTTTTCGTACAAGCTGATGGGTCTATAAATATGTAAAGTTCTTTGTGTTTAACACATTGTAAAATGATTTTCTAGAAGATGTTAGAAGGAGGAGTAGCAAATGGAAATATCATATTTCCTGGTTTTGTTGGAGGAAAACAGGCACGAAGTCAACCAATATTTTCCAACAAAAAAATCTACGAGGAGAAAGTTAGTACCAATCAGTCACAGCAACTCCAGGTCAAagacaagaaaaaataaaaaaattggaaagAAATTGTGGCTCGGATATGAATGTTATTCACATTATTTGATATTTCTTATTTAGCAAAGAATAAATCGGTGGGTAACATAAGGAAGTTCAAGAGTTGTTCACTTAATCTTGTCATGCTTAAGTTAGTCAAGTACACATGTATTAACGAAAGGATCGTGAGAAACAAGTACCGTGAGCTTTTTTCATTTTAAGCCACTATTTCATTCACTATAATCCTGCCAAAATAAGAAGTGGAGGAGGAATAAGCAGAATAAAAAAGATGCAGGATTAGCTTTGTATACTCTTAGCAGTACTCAATAAGCTTGCGAGGAGGTTTGGAGAACAACGTTATCTCTTCCAAATAACACAAGAAAATGGTGGAGCATTTCTAACAATAAGTAGCAAAATGGAAACTAACCCTGCTAGTTTGGCACCAAGACTTGTTTGATGATGTAGAAATAAAATGGCAAAGCAAAAAACAAATTTCCAAGAAAAACAAGGACACCTGGGATCACATATGTTGCCCAAGCAGGAATTCGCTCTAAAGGTCCCATAGGAGTGTTGAGATAAACTCTGTACTTGCTTCCATGAGGGATCCCAGGTATATATTTCTTTAACCAAGCTTTCCTTCCTTTTCGAATCTCTAACCAATAAGCAATAGGAGGCTTCTTGGCACGAAATTTCTCTCTCCAAACAGGATCACTTACAACATCAAAAATATCATGTTCTTGCCCATCATCAATCACATCAAAAGTTGGTATATCGCTTGGTGGATCATCTTTGTGCTGCTCTTTCCAGGCCTTATATCTAGTGTGTGGATCTGCTATTTCTTCTAGTTCCTCTTCTGTTTGCGGACCATTAGGCCCAAATATTTGCTCATACAACTTAGCTGCAAGTTCATAGCGTGATTTTATAAAGCGATCTTCACCTGGTTCCCAGTACTCGTcattcattttcttaaatacttCTTCAGCTGTGACACCACTGTCACCTTTATCATAATCATCCACGTAATTGTATTGTTGAAAATACAGTTCATCTGGCTCTTCTCCGTCCCTTACTTTATCTTCAAGAATTATAAACCAGTAcccataatcatcatggccaagATGGCCCTCCCTTGCACAATTCTCTGTCGGTGACCAGTCATTGAAATCTCCAACCAGAGAACAATAGCGAGCACCTGGTTCCAAAAGTTGAACATattattttgaacaaaaaatgaaTAGAGAATGAAACTTTTCGTCACTTGATCATCTTTTATGCTGCTAAATCCGTAAATGAGTTGATCAGCACTTCTGCATAAGCTATACACAAAGTTTCCTGATCTCAAATCAAGAGTTACTTTGATATGTCAAGCAAAGGGAAAATCGCTGATAGATTTTGTCAATTCTTTACTTGCCGTATTCAAAATCAAGGGAACACTCTTAATCGTCAATATTATACTGTATAATCAATTTATCTTGTGAAAATGATATCAAACCTGGAGCCCAATCCATGTAATCCACACGGTGCTGAATATTCCGATGCATGCCCAGTATCTCGAACCTATAAAACACTCTTCAATAAATTCCGACAAGAGGCAAACTGaaacaaataaatattgcaTCCCAACTCCCAAGTAGACTACTTGACAGATGATCCCGAGTGCAACTTTTTTTAACATCTGCAGGTACATCTAACTTCTGAATAAGCTATTGAACGATGAAGCATGATTGCCGACCTATTTACAGTAATTGTGGGTCATAGCTGCATTCAATTCATACAATCCTGCAGGCACCTCTAATATAAAATTCAAGGGGTGATAGGGGAAAAAACTAACCCAGAAGCCAGCTCTTTCAGATTAAGATGGCGATTAAAAATTTCGTCTTTTAAGTCCTTCAAAGCTTTATGCCTGCAATTTCATTCAACAGCAAACCATTAATCGTCCGCCATCATGTTGCTTAAAAGTTATCGTATATTCTTTCAACACTAGGAACCAATCTACAGCTAAACGCAGATTAAGGTATAATTAAATCTTCACTTCCATCACACTAAACCATATTGggtaaattccaaaaaaaaaaaacaaatatctaAATTCAATGCCTTGAATCACCTTTCCCGAAGGAATTGGGCGAGTGCTCTGTTCGTAATGCCCTGTTTTGCAAGGAATCCAACAGGGTCAATTCCGTCTTCTTTATCAGTATCTGGCTGCTGGGTTTTCTTACGCGGTCTCTGCGAGCGTTGGGGCTGCGACTGAGGGTGATCCGTGGCGGAGCATTTGCATTTGTTTATGTTGGTTTTGCGGCTGGAAAGGAGCACAGAAGGGCCACCGCTGTTGCTTCGAGTGAAATTTCTCTTTAGAAAGGAAAAATTCGTAGGGAGAGGATAGATTTGAGCTGGGTATGTCGAGGAAAACATTGAAACTCGGAAATCTGGCTGTTCCTGCGAGCGAGGGACTTGGTTTTGAAGTGTGGATTGTTGGATAAGGACCGTGGGGTTTAACAAAACCTCTTCACTGCCAATTTTCCATAAATTTATTGTCGTAATAATGATAATTGCGctttccattttattttttggtcgTTAATTGTTGGAGGTAAATTGCCTTAAAATTCTTGCATCAAATCCGCTTCGCATCAAGCTCGTTTCGTTTAAGGTGGCTAAACTCGATCAAATTATCGACAAAGTTAATTGGATGATTTGGTAAAAACTAAATGAGATGGgaacaaatattttgaagaCGTTTGTTAGGCCGCAGTTGGTAATTATgagaatttcaaataaataactaaacACATCAATATTCTTGTTACCAAGGTACGTTTGTAAGTACTGATGGGTAGGTATTGATAATCAAATATGAGGTATGATTTGTGAAAAATTAGACGCTCCTCACATTGACACTAACTATCAAAGTGTGGAATTGCCGAAATAAGAGTTTTGGTCGCCCAGAATTAAGGAAcaattcattaaaattatatgaCGAAATAAGTACAAAAGTGTGGAATTGCCGAAATGGGAGTTTCATTTTCTTATGAGTGGTGGTTATACCAATGCAACTGAACCTTGTCAATCATTACCGACGAAATAAgtacaaaatttaatatatttggtaTCAGATATACAAGTAGTATTCATTGAAGTAGTTTGTAGTATGAGAAACATGACACTAGaataatatatttgtatatttaattttgttgagTTGTTTATATAACAATGTCATGAGGAATCTTATCATGCATTAACAATAAGTAACCGCAAACaaaattgaattgaatagattttatTATTCCATTTTTAAAGAAATGAATACACGAGTGAATCTAAGATATTGAagcttttgtattttttttaaaaaaagtaaataaataaaagcttTTGTACTTGATGCTGGATTCGGAAACCTGATTTAAATTATCATTCTATATGGTGGCAATGACCAATAGAAACGTCAAATTGTCGATCCCCTGACACCTCGAATGAATGCCCGATCGGTTTACTTATTATTCAAGAATTAATCATAATTATGACTAATTTTGCAAGTTATGCATCTCAGTTGTCCCTATATATTCATATTCAACAAGCTAAGAAAGAGTGTTCGATTTTGTCAGCAATGTGCCCAATGTTTTAAGATCGATATGACTTTATAGTTATGAATGTCCATTGATCAAAGGAATGGAGAAAGTCGATTTTTCGACCATAGCATTGATAATGTTATACGATATGGGAGCAGTTCAACAAGTGATGAACACGAATGATAGGTTGTATCAACATTGTCATTGAGTTGCTATCACAATAATTGGATTGCaaacaaacataaaataaattttgtactCCTACTTTTCAAAGAAATGAATGGGAGATTGAATCTCAACGGTTGATGCTATTGATACTAGAGCCATCAAAACAGGCCATTGGGACATGTCGACCCACTGTTTGTGTGGGTTGAGAAATTACCAACCCAACCTACCTATTTGGCGGGATGGGTCAGCTCATCGATTTTAGGTATATTTAGGAATGAACTACTTTTATTCGAAAAAAATACTTCAATCTCCGCAGTTCTTTAATCTCAAACTCTTTTGCAAAAAGCTCCTCAAAGCTTGCTTTTCCTTCTCATTGTTTCCAATCATGACNTTTGTAAAGAAAAAGttcattatcatatttttaagcATTCATAAACTGcaaatttgtaaagaaaaagttcattatcatatttttaagcATTCATAAACACTATCTAAGAGTGTTTAGTGTCAAAGTTAATATTACCATAACTCTATATGttacttaataaaataaaatattaaaactttcAGAATAGTTTTTACAcaatctcaaatttctcccaCAACTGGTCCTTGGATTCATTCATTTCCCCCCCAAATAAAGCTTTTCCTCATTCAACGCATTCATTTCCCCCTGAATAATCATTGACCCATTTCCCCCCAAAAAACCTCTAATTTTATCTATTGATTCGCGtgagataaataaaattatataaaaaaatttaaaaaaatctgcTTAAGCTCCGATTAAGCACATTTAAGCTTGTGATACTTAATGCTTGCCTCAATGCTTCACCAAAGCCATGCATTTTTCAGAACATTGGGTTGATTCGCTTCACAAATAATAAGTTTAGGCCATATTAGTGTTGGCCCACTAGTTTATCTATTAATTCGCTATTTTTGCATATATTTTTGGACA harbors:
- the LOC140964337 gene encoding 1,4-alpha-glucan-branching enzyme 3, chloroplastic/amyloplastic, which produces MESAIIIITTINLWKIGSEEVLLNPTVLIQQSTLQNQVPRSQEQPDFRVSMFSSTYPAQIYPLPTNFSFLKRNFTRSNSGGPSVLLSSRKTNINKCKCSATDHPQSQPQRSQRPRKKTQQPDTDKEDGIDPVGFLAKQGITNRALAQFLRERHKALKDLKDEIFNRHLNLKELASGFEILGMHRNIQHRVDYMDWAPGARYCSLVGDFNDWSPTENCAREGHLGHDDYGYWFIILEDKVRDGEEPDELYFQQYNYVDDYDKGDSGVTAEEVFKKMNDEYWEPGEDRFIKSRYELAAKLYEQIFGPNGPQTEEELEEIADPHTRYKAWKEQHKDDPPSDIPTFDVIDDGQEHDIFDVVSDPVWREKFRAKKPPIAYWLEIRKGRKAWLKKYIPGIPHGSKYRVYLNTPMGPLERIPAWATYVIPETDRNEAFAVHWEPPPESAYRWKHKHPPKPKSLRVYECHVGISGQEPKVATFSEFTKNVLPHVKEAGYNVIQLIGVLEHKDYFTIGYRVTNFYAVSSRFGTPDEFKNLVDEAHGLGLSVVLDIVHSYAAADEMVGLSFFDGSNDCYFHSGKRGHHKFWGTRMFKYGDHDVLHFLLSNLNWWITEYQIDGFYFHSLSSMMYTHNGFAAFTGEMEEYCNQYVDKDALLYLILANEILHVLHPDIVTIAEDATLYPGLCEPTSQGGLGFDYFVNLSASEMWLSLLEKLPDNEWSMSKLVNALIGNRNTVSKMLLYAENHNQSISGGRSFAEILFGSANTEESILRGLSLHKMIRLISFTIGGPAYLNFMGNEFGHPKRVEFPMTSNNYSYSLANRCWDLLADEIHKEMFAFDKDMMKLDANERILLRGSRGLPNVHHVNDTTMVISYLRGPFLLVFNFHPINSYDKYNVGVEEAGEYQVILNTDEKIYGGQGLIHLDRYTQRTISRRTDGARFCLEVPLPSRTAQVYKLARILRV